The Desulfuromonadaceae bacterium genome contains a region encoding:
- a CDS encoding mechanosensitive ion channel family protein: MAELLSSFWANHSATLVSIGYKAVLGIVILIVSVVVAKGVRRAIQRLHDRLEKLDTTLVPILCTTATYAVYTIGGVFILDIFGVNTTSIIALLGAAGLAIGFALKDTLSNIAAGIMLLFLRPFRAGNFVEFGSVTGTVREVNLFTTILETFDGLYVSAPNSVIWGNNITNFTRNGKRRLDIVIGIAYSDPIDAGLDVLKKIISSEQRFLQTPVPQTMVASMGDSAVNLQLRGWTTIDDYWQTRWDLNKRVKEEIEAAGLSIPFPQRSVHVVANVANIEVADSGA, translated from the coding sequence ATGGCGGAATTACTGAGCAGTTTTTGGGCTAATCATTCAGCAACCTTGGTCAGCATCGGCTACAAGGCAGTATTGGGTATCGTCATCCTGATCGTCAGCGTAGTTGTGGCCAAAGGGGTGCGGCGGGCAATTCAGAGGCTTCACGACCGGCTTGAGAAGCTGGATACAACGTTGGTTCCGATCCTTTGCACAACGGCTACCTATGCGGTTTACACCATCGGTGGAGTTTTTATCCTCGATATTTTCGGGGTCAACACGACCAGTATTATTGCTCTGCTCGGGGCCGCCGGTCTGGCCATCGGTTTTGCCCTGAAGGATACCTTAAGTAATATCGCCGCCGGTATTATGTTGTTGTTTCTGCGTCCCTTCAGGGCAGGGAATTTTGTCGAGTTTGGCTCGGTTACCGGAACAGTGCGCGAAGTCAATCTGTTTACCACTATCCTCGAAACCTTTGACGGCCTGTATGTTTCTGCCCCGAACAGTGTAATCTGGGGAAACAATATTACGAATTTCACCCGTAATGGCAAACGACGACTCGATATTGTCATCGGGATTGCTTATAGCGACCCGATTGACGCCGGGCTGGATGTTCTTAAAAAAATTATCAGCTCCGAGCAACGCTTTCTTCAGACCCCGGTGCCGCAGACCATGGTCGCCTCCATGGGGGATAGCGCTGTAAATCTTCAGCTGCGGGGATGGACGACGATTGACGATTACTGGCAGACGCGCTGGGATTTAAACAAACGCGTCAAAGAGGAGATCGAAGCGGCAGGCTTGAGCATCCCCTTCCCGCAGCGCAGCGTGCATGTAGTTGCGAATGTTGCCAACATCGAGGTCGCGGATTCCGGAGCATGA
- the cmoA gene encoding carboxy-S-adenosyl-L-methionine synthase CmoA → MTKKLDVIYAAPLNEVIDFTFDERVAAVFPDMIQRSVPGYAMMISTIGIMAARYAQPGSHCYDLGCSLGAVSLAMRQRISQPDCDIVAVDNSPAMVERGRELLSRDQESIVPVTMICADLRDIVIKNASVVVLNFTLQFIPPAERQRLLERICQGVKPGGILILSEKIAFTEPVKQQFHDQLHLDFKRANGYSDLEISQKRTALEKVMIPETLACHQQRLQTAGFTFSTVWFQCCNFASLVAVK, encoded by the coding sequence GTGACTAAAAAGTTAGACGTTATTTATGCTGCGCCGCTCAATGAGGTTATCGATTTTACTTTTGATGAACGAGTCGCCGCGGTTTTTCCGGACATGATTCAGCGTTCGGTTCCCGGTTACGCAATGATGATTTCCACTATCGGCATCATGGCGGCCAGATATGCTCAGCCCGGCAGTCACTGCTACGATCTCGGCTGCTCGCTGGGAGCGGTCAGTCTGGCGATGCGCCAACGGATTTCTCAGCCGGACTGCGACATTGTTGCTGTCGATAATTCTCCGGCGATGGTCGAGCGGGGGCGGGAGTTGCTGTCCCGTGACCAGGAATCGATCGTTCCGGTCACCATGATCTGTGCTGATCTGCGCGATATTGTCATTAAAAATGCTTCTGTCGTGGTACTGAATTTTACCTTGCAGTTCATCCCCCCGGCCGAGCGACAGCGGTTGCTGGAACGCATCTGTCAGGGGGTAAAACCTGGCGGAATCCTGATCTTGTCGGAGAAGATCGCCTTTACCGAGCCGGTCAAACAGCAGTTTCATGACCAGCTTCATCTCGATTTCAAACGCGCCAACGGCTACAGCGATCTCGAAATCAGTCAGAAACGTACGGCACTGGAGAAGGTGATGATTCCGGAGACATTGGCTTGTCATCAACAACGCCTACAGACGGCAGGCTTCACGTTCAGTACGGTCTGGTTTCAATGCTGCAACTTCGCCTCGCTGGTCGCGGTCAAATGA
- the cmoB gene encoding tRNA 5-methoxyuridine(34)/uridine 5-oxyacetic acid(34) synthase CmoB, translating into MNPYAALFPQLDALGLHSWARHLQQTLPVILAINGHGKMAAWHEALRQLPTLTPSQVEIREQVVIGRAEDLGSVSQEALTAQLMAFHPWRKGPYTLFGVQIDTEWRSDWKWERVVPHIQSLGGRTVLDIGCGNSYHGWRMRGEGAELVLGIDPTLVSVLQFQVMQRYLNDPRHHLLPIGIEDLPPEMACFDSVFSMGVLYHRRSPLDHLLELKGCLRPGGELILETLIVETEQETFFMPEGRYAKMRNVWFLPSIAALTLWLRRCGFTDIVCVDTNRTSTAEQRPTAWMTFESLADFLDPHDSSKTIEGYPAPVRAIFTATRP; encoded by the coding sequence ATGAACCCTTATGCAGCACTCTTTCCGCAGCTCGATGCACTGGGGTTGCACTCCTGGGCGCGGCATCTGCAACAGACCCTCCCGGTTATCCTCGCGATCAATGGTCACGGCAAGATGGCCGCCTGGCACGAGGCGTTGCGGCAATTGCCGACGCTTACGCCGTCTCAGGTCGAGATTCGGGAGCAGGTCGTCATCGGTCGGGCGGAAGATCTCGGAAGTGTCAGCCAGGAGGCGTTGACGGCGCAGCTGATGGCTTTTCACCCCTGGCGCAAGGGGCCCTATACGCTGTTTGGTGTGCAGATCGATACCGAATGGCGTTCTGACTGGAAATGGGAGCGGGTGGTGCCGCACATTCAGTCGCTGGGGGGACGCACCGTGCTCGATATCGGTTGCGGCAACAGTTATCACGGCTGGCGAATGCGCGGGGAGGGGGCCGAGCTGGTTCTCGGCATCGATCCGACGCTGGTGTCGGTGTTGCAGTTTCAGGTGATGCAACGCTACCTGAACGATCCTCGGCATCATCTCCTGCCGATCGGTATTGAAGATCTGCCGCCCGAAATGGCTTGCTTTGACAGCGTCTTTTCGATGGGGGTGCTCTATCATCGTCGTTCCCCCCTTGATCACCTGCTGGAGCTGAAGGGGTGTTTACGCCCCGGCGGCGAGCTGATTCTGGAGACGTTGATTGTTGAAACGGAGCAGGAAACGTTTTTTATGCCGGAAGGGCGCTACGCCAAGATGCGCAATGTCTGGTTCCTGCCGTCGATCGCGGCACTGACCTTATGGTTGCGTCGTTGCGGCTTTACCGATATTGTCTGTGTCGATACCAACCGCACCAGCACCGCAGAGCAGCGCCCGACGGCGTGGATGACTTTCGAGTCGCTCGCCGACTTCCTCGATCCGCACGATTCATCAAAAACGATCGAAGGGTACCCGGCACCGGTGAGAGCGATTTTTACGGCGACCCGTCCCTGA